From Blastochloris viridis, one genomic window encodes:
- a CDS encoding tetratricopeptide repeat protein yields the protein MSDIFKEVEEDVRRERLHALWSKYGGLVLTLAVVIVLAVAGWRGWEWWQHRQAEAAGARFEAALRLVSDGNTADADAALAKLAADAPTGYALLARFARAGALASTDKAAAVREFDALAGDAKALPLFRDLAQIRAGLILVDDAPYADLKARLEPLAAPEAAFRHSARELLALSAWKAGDRDAARQWVDALVGDPSAPSSLRTRGQILRDLLSSPIAPMPAPAKAN from the coding sequence ATGTCCGATATTTTCAAGGAAGTCGAGGAAGACGTTCGCCGCGAACGGCTGCATGCGCTTTGGAGCAAGTACGGCGGCTTGGTGCTGACTCTCGCCGTCGTCATCGTGCTCGCGGTGGCGGGCTGGCGCGGCTGGGAGTGGTGGCAGCATCGTCAGGCCGAGGCGGCCGGCGCCCGGTTCGAGGCGGCGCTGCGGCTCGTCAGCGACGGCAATACCGCGGACGCCGACGCCGCCCTGGCCAAGCTGGCGGCCGACGCGCCGACCGGCTACGCCCTGCTGGCGCGCTTTGCCCGCGCCGGCGCGTTGGCCTCGACCGACAAGGCGGCGGCGGTGCGCGAGTTCGACGCGCTGGCCGGCGACGCCAAGGCGCTGCCGCTGTTCCGCGACCTCGCCCAGATCCGGGCCGGGCTGATCCTGGTCGACGACGCCCCCTATGCCGACCTCAAGGCGCGGCTGGAGCCGCTCGCCGCGCCGGAGGCGGCCTTCCGACACTCCGCCCGCGAACTGCTGGCGCTGTCGGCGTGGAAGGCGGGCGACCGCGACGCCGCCCGGCAGTGGGTCGACGCGCTGGTCGGCGATCCGTCCGCGCCGTCCAGCCTCCGCACGCGCGGCCAGATTCTGCGCGATCTTTTGTCCTCGCCCATCGCGCCGATGCCGGCGCCGGCGAAAGCCAACTGA
- the der gene encoding ribosome biogenesis GTPase Der: MFTLAIVGRPNVGKSTLFNRLVGKRLALVDDRPGVTRDRREGEGHLGDLTFTIVDTAGLEEADAASLEGRMRAQTEAAIRDADAILFMIDVRSGLTPTDRAFANVARRAGRPVILLANKSEGRRGAEAAAEAWELGLGTPVPLSAEHGEGLSDLYDAICDALPEATARPPEDEEDADAGEAIDPTRPIKVAVIGRPNAGKSTLINALLGEDRLLTGPEAGITRDSIAVDLVYNDRAFQVWDTAGLRRRARIEDKLEKLSVADALRAVRFAEVVVVLMDATKPFEEQDTRIADLAEREGRAVVIGFTKWDLVTAKAGAIKRLREDTDHALPQIRGVPIAATSAVQGEGLDRLMAAVVQAYEVWNRRVSTARINRWLEGVLEQHPPPAVSGKRIKIRYATQAKARPPSFVLFGTRLDALPDSYTRYLTNSLREVFELPGTPIRVTYREPKNPYDKGK, from the coding sequence ATGTTCACTCTCGCCATCGTCGGCCGGCCCAATGTCGGCAAGTCGACGCTATTCAACCGCCTCGTCGGCAAGCGCCTCGCGCTGGTCGACGACCGTCCCGGCGTCACCCGCGACCGCCGCGAGGGCGAGGGCCACCTCGGCGACCTCACCTTCACCATCGTCGACACCGCCGGCCTCGAAGAGGCCGATGCGGCGAGCCTGGAAGGGCGCATGCGCGCCCAGACCGAGGCAGCGATCCGCGACGCCGACGCCATCTTGTTCATGATCGACGTCCGCAGCGGGCTGACGCCGACCGACCGCGCCTTCGCCAATGTCGCGCGCCGCGCCGGCCGCCCGGTGATCCTGCTCGCCAACAAGAGCGAGGGCCGCCGCGGTGCCGAAGCCGCGGCCGAAGCGTGGGAACTCGGGCTCGGTACTCCGGTGCCGCTCTCGGCCGAGCACGGCGAGGGGCTGTCCGACCTCTACGACGCCATCTGCGACGCATTGCCCGAGGCCACCGCCCGGCCGCCGGAGGATGAGGAGGACGCCGACGCCGGCGAGGCCATCGATCCCACCCGCCCGATCAAGGTCGCGGTGATCGGCCGGCCCAATGCCGGCAAGTCGACGCTGATCAACGCGCTGCTCGGCGAGGACCGCCTGCTCACCGGACCGGAGGCCGGCATCACCCGCGATTCCATCGCGGTGGACCTCGTCTACAACGACCGCGCCTTCCAGGTGTGGGACACCGCGGGCTTGCGCCGTCGCGCCCGCATCGAGGACAAGCTGGAAAAGCTGTCGGTCGCCGACGCGCTGCGGGCGGTGCGGTTCGCCGAGGTGGTGGTGGTGCTGATGGATGCCACCAAGCCGTTCGAGGAACAGGACACCCGCATCGCCGACCTTGCCGAGCGCGAGGGGCGGGCGGTGGTGATCGGCTTCACCAAGTGGGATCTGGTGACGGCGAAAGCCGGCGCCATCAAGCGGCTGCGCGAGGACACCGACCACGCCTTGCCGCAGATCCGCGGCGTGCCGATCGCTGCGACCTCGGCGGTGCAGGGCGAGGGGCTCGACCGGCTGATGGCGGCGGTCGTTCAGGCTTACGAGGTGTGGAACCGGCGGGTCTCGACGGCGCGCATCAATCGCTGGCTGGAAGGCGTGCTGGAGCAGCATCCGCCGCCGGCGGTGAGCGGCAAGCGCATCAAGATCCGCTACGCGACGCAAGCCAAGGCACGGCCGCCGAGCTTCGTGCTATTCGGCACCAGGCTCGACGCGCTGCCCGACAGCTACACCCGCTATCTGACCAACTCGCTGCGCGAGGTGTTCGAGCTGCCCGGCACGCCGATCAGGGTGACCTATCGCGAGCCGAAGAACCCCTACGACAAGGGCAAGTGA
- a CDS encoding SDR family NAD(P)-dependent oxidoreductase, whose translation MDRPLAGRIALVTGASRGIGRATALALAKAGAHVIAVARTEGGLTELDDEIKASTGEGATLVPLDLKDGDGLDRLGAAIFQRWKKLDILVANAATLGPISPLAHVEVDHWDHLIAVNITATWRTIRAMDPLLRASDAGRVVLLSSGVAQSPRAYWGPYALTKAAVDCMGRTYAAEVATTPVKVNLFNPGPTRTKMRATAMPGEDPQTLPPPEAPAAKIVELCLPSFTESGRIYEYKTGTLKTFQPPA comes from the coding sequence ATGGACCGTCCGCTCGCCGGCCGTATCGCGCTGGTCACCGGCGCCTCGCGCGGCATCGGCCGCGCCACCGCCCTCGCTTTGGCCAAGGCCGGCGCCCACGTCATCGCCGTCGCCCGCACCGAGGGCGGCCTCACCGAGCTCGACGACGAGATCAAGGCCTCGACCGGCGAAGGCGCCACCCTGGTGCCGCTCGACCTCAAGGACGGCGACGGCCTCGACCGGCTCGGCGCCGCCATCTTCCAGCGCTGGAAGAAGCTCGACATCCTGGTCGCCAACGCCGCGACGCTCGGCCCGATCTCGCCGCTCGCCCACGTCGAGGTCGACCACTGGGACCACCTGATCGCGGTCAACATCACCGCCACCTGGCGGACGATCCGCGCCATGGACCCGTTGCTGCGCGCCTCCGACGCCGGCCGGGTGGTGCTGCTGTCGTCCGGTGTCGCCCAGTCGCCGCGGGCCTATTGGGGGCCGTACGCCCTCACCAAGGCCGCGGTCGACTGCATGGGCCGCACCTACGCCGCCGAGGTTGCCACCACGCCGGTGAAGGTCAACCTGTTCAACCCCGGCCCGACCCGCACCAAGATGCGCGCCACCGCCATGCCGGGCGAAGACCCCCAGACGCTGCCGCCGCCCGAGGCGCCGGCGGCGAAGATCGTCGAGCTCTGCCTGCCAAGCTTCACCGAGTCCGGCCGCATCTACGAGTACAAGACCGGCACGCTGAAGACCTTCCAGCCGCCGGCGTGA
- the purF gene encoding amidophosphoribosyltransferase, which translates to MDEMVGFEDDLDGDTLREECGVFGIFGHPDAAAITALGLHALQHRGQEAAGIVTFDGRRFHSERRLGLVGDTFSDPALIKQLAGDSAIGHVRYSTTGETILRNVQPLFAEIEGGGFAIGHNGNLTNGLTLRRQLVTEGAICQSTTDTEVMLHLVARSKRNRFVDRFVEGLRQLEGAYALVGLTNKKLIGARDPAGIRPLVLGMLDGHPILASETCALDIIGARYVRDVENGEVIVVSEDGVESLKPFPPMPPRPCIFEFIYFARPDSVVGGRSVYQVRKGFGRELARETAVEADVVVPVPDSGVPAAIGYAQQSGIPYELGIIRNHYVGRTFIQPTQTIREMGVRLKHSANRAVVAGKRIVLVDDSLVRGTTSVKIVQMMRDAGAREVHFRIASPPITNPDYYGIDTPERDKLLAANHDLEGMRSYIGADTLAFLSVEGLYRAMGVEARDPVRPQFTDHCFTGDYPTALTDRDGETPPPRQLSLLAEAS; encoded by the coding sequence ATGGACGAGATGGTCGGGTTCGAAGACGATCTGGACGGCGACACGCTGCGCGAGGAATGCGGCGTGTTCGGCATCTTCGGCCACCCCGACGCGGCCGCCATCACCGCCCTCGGCCTGCACGCGCTGCAGCATCGCGGCCAGGAGGCGGCCGGCATCGTCACCTTCGATGGCCGCCGCTTCCACTCCGAGCGCCGCCTTGGCCTGGTCGGCGACACCTTCTCCGACCCCGCCCTCATCAAGCAGCTCGCCGGTGACTCCGCGATCGGCCACGTCCGCTACTCGACCACCGGCGAGACCATCCTGCGCAACGTGCAGCCGCTGTTCGCCGAGATCGAGGGCGGCGGCTTCGCCATCGGCCACAATGGCAACCTGACCAACGGCTTGACGCTGCGGCGCCAATTGGTGACCGAAGGCGCCATCTGCCAATCGACCACCGACACCGAGGTGATGCTGCACCTCGTCGCCCGCTCCAAGCGCAATCGCTTCGTCGACCGCTTCGTCGAGGGCCTGCGGCAACTGGAAGGTGCCTACGCTCTGGTCGGCCTCACCAACAAGAAGCTGATCGGCGCCCGCGACCCCGCCGGCATCCGGCCGCTGGTGCTCGGCATGCTCGACGGCCATCCGATCCTGGCCTCGGAGACGTGCGCGCTCGACATCATCGGCGCCCGCTACGTGCGCGACGTCGAGAACGGCGAGGTGATCGTAGTGTCGGAGGACGGCGTCGAGAGCCTGAAGCCGTTCCCGCCGATGCCGCCGCGGCCGTGCATTTTCGAGTTCATCTATTTCGCCCGGCCGGACTCGGTGGTGGGCGGCCGCTCGGTCTACCAGGTGCGCAAGGGCTTCGGCCGCGAACTGGCGCGCGAAACCGCGGTGGAGGCCGACGTGGTGGTGCCAGTGCCCGATTCCGGCGTGCCGGCGGCGATCGGCTACGCCCAGCAGTCCGGCATTCCCTACGAACTCGGCATCATCCGCAACCACTATGTCGGCCGCACCTTCATCCAGCCGACCCAGACCATCCGCGAGATGGGGGTGCGCCTGAAGCACTCCGCCAACCGCGCCGTGGTGGCTGGCAAGCGTATCGTGCTGGTCGACGATTCGCTGGTGCGCGGCACCACCTCGGTGAAGATCGTGCAGATGATGCGCGACGCCGGCGCCCGCGAGGTGCACTTCCGCATCGCCTCCCCGCCCATCACCAACCCCGACTATTACGGCATCGACACGCCGGAGCGCGACAAGCTGCTCGCCGCCAACCACGACCTGGAAGGCATGCGCAGCTATATCGGCGCCGACACCCTGGCCTTCCTGTCGGTCGAGGGGCTTTACCGCGCCATGGGAGTCGAGGCCCGCGACCCGGTCCGGCCGCAGTTCACCGACCACTGCTTCACCGGCGACTACCCGACCGCGCTGACCGACCGCGACGGCGAGACCCCGCCGCCGCGCCAGCTGTCGCTGCTCGCCGAGGCCAGCTGA
- a CDS encoding CvpA family protein: MPLTILDIALLVIMLMSGLLAMVRGLIRELFSIGSWLAAAAAAAVFYPQVLPFTKQYIQQDSLAMAATVGGIFLLTLFVVWIITARISDAILDSRVGALDRSLGFVFGLGRGLILMVVAFLFLTWLLEGQDPAQAGANPAPTTTCAQNPSRQPAWLRDSKSYAVLCSTGDWLKSLLPDDPEAMLKNLKKPKD, encoded by the coding sequence ATGCCGTTGACCATTCTCGACATTGCATTGCTGGTCATCATGCTCATGTCCGGGCTGCTCGCCATGGTGCGCGGGCTGATCCGGGAGCTGTTCTCGATCGGCTCATGGCTGGCGGCGGCCGCCGCCGCCGCGGTGTTCTACCCGCAGGTGCTGCCGTTCACGAAGCAATACATCCAGCAGGATTCGCTGGCGATGGCCGCCACCGTCGGCGGCATCTTCCTGCTCACGCTGTTCGTGGTCTGGATCATCACCGCCCGCATCTCCGACGCCATTCTCGACAGCCGGGTCGGCGCGCTCGACCGCAGCCTCGGTTTCGTGTTCGGGCTGGGCCGCGGCCTGATCTTGATGGTGGTGGCGTTCCTGTTCCTGACATGGCTGCTGGAAGGCCAGGACCCGGCGCAAGCCGGCGCCAACCCGGCGCCGACGACCACCTGCGCCCAGAACCCTTCCCGCCAGCCGGCGTGGTTGCGCGATTCCAAATCCTACGCCGTGCTGTGCTCGACCGGCGACTGGCTGAAGTCGCTGCTGCCGGACGACCCCGAGGCGATGCTGAAGAACCTCAAGAAGCCGAAGGACTGA
- the radA gene encoding DNA repair protein RadA: MAKRTITFVCQACGAVYTRWQGKCDSCGEWNTIAEETSAAAAAPAAQRPGRKGRLVALESLAGGSRDAPRTASGINELDRVTGGGFVRGSVILIGGDPGIGKSTLLIQAAAAMAGRGDGVVYISGEEATGQVRLRAERLGLSAAKVALAAETNVEDILATLSEGPPPKLAVIDSIQTMWTDAVESAPGTVAQVRGSAQALIRYAKRSGAAVILVGHVTKDGQIAGPRVVEHMVDAVLSFEGEGGHHFRILRALKNRFGPTDEIGVFEMTGRGLAEVANPSELFLSERDLGSPGTAVFAGMEGTRPLLVEIQALVAPTSLGTPRRAVVGWDSNRLAMVLAVLEAHCGVKLGGFDVYLNVAGGLRINEPAADLAAAAALVSSLAGAPLPADAVYFGEVSLSGAVRPVAHAAARIKEAAKLGFKRAVCPEGGRDLGEPALATSPVGALAGLVADIAAAAPRRAASGRRPPPARQDG; the protein is encoded by the coding sequence ATGGCCAAGCGCACCATCACCTTCGTCTGCCAGGCCTGCGGCGCGGTCTATACCCGCTGGCAGGGCAAGTGCGATTCCTGCGGCGAGTGGAACACCATCGCCGAAGAGACCTCGGCCGCGGCAGCAGCGCCGGCGGCGCAGCGCCCCGGCCGCAAGGGCCGCCTCGTCGCGCTGGAATCCCTCGCCGGCGGCAGCAGGGACGCCCCCCGCACCGCCAGCGGCATCAACGAACTCGACCGCGTCACCGGCGGCGGCTTCGTGCGCGGCTCGGTGATCCTGATCGGCGGCGACCCCGGCATCGGCAAGTCGACGCTGCTGATCCAGGCCGCAGCCGCCATGGCCGGGCGCGGCGACGGCGTGGTCTACATCTCCGGCGAGGAGGCCACCGGGCAGGTGCGCCTGCGGGCCGAGCGGCTCGGCCTGTCGGCGGCCAAGGTCGCGCTCGCCGCCGAGACCAATGTCGAGGACATCCTCGCCACCTTGAGCGAGGGCCCGCCGCCCAAGCTCGCGGTGATCGATTCGATCCAGACCATGTGGACCGACGCGGTGGAATCGGCGCCCGGCACCGTCGCCCAGGTGCGCGGCTCGGCCCAAGCGCTGATCCGCTACGCCAAACGAAGCGGCGCGGCAGTGATCTTGGTCGGCCACGTCACCAAGGACGGCCAGATCGCCGGCCCGCGCGTGGTCGAGCACATGGTCGACGCCGTGCTGTCGTTCGAGGGCGAGGGCGGCCACCATTTCCGCATCCTGCGCGCGCTCAAGAACCGCTTCGGCCCGACCGACGAGATCGGCGTGTTCGAGATGACCGGGCGGGGCCTGGCCGAGGTGGCGAACCCCTCGGAGCTGTTCCTGTCCGAGCGCGACCTCGGCTCGCCCGGCACCGCGGTGTTCGCCGGCATGGAGGGCACGCGGCCGCTGCTGGTCGAGATCCAGGCGTTGGTGGCGCCGACCTCGCTCGGCACGCCGCGCCGGGCGGTGGTGGGGTGGGACTCCAACCGCCTCGCCATGGTGCTGGCGGTGCTGGAGGCGCACTGCGGCGTCAAGCTCGGCGGCTTCGACGTCTATCTCAACGTCGCCGGCGGCCTGCGCATCAATGAGCCCGCCGCCGATCTTGCCGCCGCCGCCGCGCTGGTGTCGTCGCTGGCCGGAGCGCCGCTGCCGGCGGATGCGGTCTATTTCGGCGAGGTCAGCCTGTCCGGCGCGGTGCGGCCAGTGGCGCACGCCGCCGCCCGCATCAAGGAAGCGGCCAAGCTCGGCTTCAAGCGCGCGGTGTGCCCGGAGGGCGGCCGCGACCTCGGCGAGCCGGCGCTGGCCACTTCCCCGGTCGGCGCGCTGGCCGGCCTCGTCGCCGATATCGCCGCCGCAGCGCCACGCCGCGCCGCGTCCGGCCGCCGCCCGCCGCCCGCTCGACAAGACGGATGA
- the alr gene encoding alanine racemase, which translates to MPAAEFAPLAAPDLSGGVLTVDLAAIVANWKTLSALAAPGAAAGVVKADAYGCGAVAVGRALGAAGCITFFVALPEEGKALRAALPDAAIYVLNGLPPGACEAFAAARLRPVIGSLAELAEWEAFVSATGWAEGAALHLDTGMNRLGLRPEEAKALALRPRGKPLFSLVMSHYACADEHGHPLTARQLVTFREAAALFPGVPASLSNSAGLFLGSAAQFDLARPGYALYGGNPTPWTANPMRPVVRLDLSIVQSRIVPAGETVGYGARWTAPNTSRIAVVSAGYADGLLRTATAPGLAPVLGYIDGVACPMVGRISMDLAAFDVTAAPVEKVQRGDTIALLSERFGVDDYARAAGTVGYEVLTSLSQRYQRRHVGG; encoded by the coding sequence ATGCCCGCCGCCGAATTCGCTCCGCTCGCCGCCCCCGACCTTTCGGGCGGCGTTCTCACCGTCGACCTTGCCGCCATCGTCGCCAACTGGAAGACGCTGTCGGCGCTCGCCGCGCCGGGCGCCGCGGCCGGCGTGGTCAAGGCGGATGCGTACGGCTGCGGCGCGGTGGCAGTGGGCCGGGCGTTGGGCGCCGCCGGCTGCATCACCTTCTTCGTCGCCCTGCCCGAGGAAGGAAAGGCGTTGCGAGCGGCCCTGCCCGACGCCGCGATCTACGTGCTGAACGGCCTTCCCCCCGGCGCCTGTGAGGCGTTCGCCGCAGCCCGCCTCCGCCCGGTGATCGGCTCCCTCGCCGAGCTGGCCGAGTGGGAGGCGTTCGTTTCCGCCACCGGCTGGGCCGAGGGCGCGGCGCTGCACCTCGACACCGGCATGAACCGGCTCGGCCTCAGGCCCGAGGAGGCCAAGGCCCTGGCGCTTCGGCCCCGCGGAAAACCGCTGTTCAGCCTGGTGATGAGCCACTACGCCTGCGCCGACGAACACGGCCACCCGCTGACCGCCCGCCAGCTCGTCACCTTCCGCGAGGCCGCGGCACTGTTCCCCGGCGTGCCGGCCTCGCTGTCGAACTCGGCCGGGCTGTTCCTCGGCTCCGCGGCGCAGTTCGACCTCGCCCGGCCCGGCTACGCCCTCTATGGCGGCAACCCGACGCCATGGACGGCGAACCCGATGCGGCCGGTGGTGCGGCTCGACCTTTCCATCGTGCAGAGCCGGATCGTGCCGGCCGGCGAGACGGTGGGCTACGGCGCGCGCTGGACCGCGCCGAACACCTCCCGCATCGCCGTGGTGTCGGCCGGCTATGCCGACGGCCTCCTGCGCACCGCCACCGCCCCCGGCCTGGCGCCGGTGCTGGGGTATATCGACGGCGTCGCCTGCCCGATGGTCGGCCGCATCTCGATGGATCTCGCCGCCTTCGACGTCACCGCGGCGCCGGTGGAAAAGGTCCAGCGCGGCGATACCATCGCGCTGCTCTCCGAGCGCTTCGGCGTCGACGACTACGCCCGCGCCGCCGGCACCGTCGGCTACGAGGTCCTGACCAGCCTCAGCCAGCGATATCAAAGGCGGCACGTCGGCGGGTGA
- a CDS encoding replicative DNA helicase has protein sequence MVVESLARKTQGADPLYRVAPHNVEVEQALLGAVLVNNEAFYRVSDFLEPKHFFEPLHQSVFDICGQLIRVGKVATPVTIKTFLPGDADIGGLTVAQYLARLAAEATTVINAADYGRVIYDLATRRELIRIGEDMVNIAFDAPVDMPPTDQIEDAERRLYELAETGRYDGGFLRFSDALKEAIDMAGRAYQRDGHLSGLATGLDDVDALMGGLQASDLIILAGRPGMGKTALATNIAYNVAANYNGRPRPDGTIETVTGGIVGFFSLEMSAEQLATRVLAEQSEIPSSRIRRGDISDADFGKLAAAAQVMQSIPLYIDDTGGISIAQLTARARRLKRQRGLDMMVVDYLQLLSGSSKRASEGRVQEITEITTGLKALAKELCVPIIALSQLSRQVESREDKRPQLSDLRESGSIEQDADVVLFVFREEYYHKNKEPRQGTEEWFKWDQELEAIKGTAELIVGKQRHGPTGSVKLHFASEFTRFATLAREDRLPDRR, from the coding sequence ATGGTCGTCGAATCGCTCGCCCGCAAGACCCAAGGTGCAGACCCGCTCTATCGGGTTGCTCCGCACAATGTCGAGGTCGAGCAGGCCCTGCTCGGCGCGGTGCTGGTCAACAACGAAGCGTTCTACCGCGTCTCCGACTTCCTGGAGCCGAAGCATTTCTTCGAGCCGCTGCACCAGTCGGTGTTCGACATTTGCGGACAACTGATCCGCGTCGGCAAGGTGGCGACGCCGGTTACGATCAAGACCTTCCTGCCCGGCGATGCCGACATCGGCGGGCTGACGGTGGCGCAATATCTGGCGCGGCTGGCCGCCGAGGCCACCACCGTCATCAACGCCGCCGACTACGGCCGGGTGATCTACGACCTCGCCACCCGCCGCGAGTTGATCCGCATCGGCGAGGACATGGTTAACATCGCCTTCGACGCGCCGGTCGACATGCCGCCGACCGACCAGATCGAGGACGCCGAACGCCGCCTGTACGAGCTCGCCGAAACCGGCCGTTACGACGGCGGCTTCCTGCGTTTCTCCGACGCGCTGAAGGAGGCGATCGACATGGCCGGCCGCGCCTACCAGCGCGACGGCCATCTGTCGGGTCTGGCCACCGGGCTCGACGACGTCGACGCCCTGATGGGCGGCCTGCAGGCCTCCGACCTCATCATCCTGGCCGGTCGCCCCGGCATGGGCAAAACCGCGCTCGCCACCAACATCGCCTACAACGTCGCCGCCAATTACAACGGCCGGCCACGGCCGGACGGCACGATCGAGACGGTGACCGGCGGCATCGTCGGCTTCTTTTCGCTGGAAATGTCGGCCGAGCAGCTCGCCACCCGCGTACTTGCCGAGCAGTCCGAGATTCCGTCCTCGCGCATCCGCCGTGGCGACATTTCCGACGCCGATTTCGGCAAGCTCGCCGCCGCCGCCCAGGTGATGCAGTCGATCCCGCTCTATATCGACGACACCGGCGGCATCTCGATCGCTCAGCTCACCGCCCGCGCCCGCCGCCTCAAGCGCCAGCGCGGGCTCGACATGATGGTGGTCGATTATCTGCAGTTGCTGTCCGGCTCCTCCAAGCGCGCCAGCGAGGGCCGCGTGCAGGAAATCACCGAGATCACCACCGGCTTGAAGGCGCTGGCCAAGGAACTCTGCGTCCCGATCATCGCGCTGTCGCAGCTGTCGCGGCAGGTCGAAAGCCGCGAAGACAAGCGGCCGCAACTCTCCGACCTGCGTGAATCGGGCTCGATCGAGCAGGACGCCGACGTCGTGCTGTTCGTGTTCCGCGAGGAGTACTACCACAAGAACAAGGAGCCTCGGCAGGGCACCGAGGAGTGGTTCAAGTGGGACCAAGAACTCGAGGCGATCAAGGGCACCGCCGAGCTGATCGTCGGCAAGCAGCGCCACGGCCCGACCGGCTCGGTGAAGCTGCACTTCGCCTCCGAGTTCACCCGCTTCGCCACCCTCGCCCGCGAGGATCGCCTGCCCGACCGGCGGTGA
- the rplI gene encoding 50S ribosomal protein L9, translating to MDVILLERVAKLGQMGEVVRVKNGFARNYLLPKGKALRATQPNKERFARERVQLEARNLELKRDAEAVGAKLGGQSFAVLRQAGETGQLYGSVSTRDLAELMTKGGFTVERQQLVLNAPIKTIGLHRVPVALHPEVEVTVVINVARSADEAERQARGEDVSRRRDEDEDVAAEAEEAFEQPDEEAEEA from the coding sequence ATGGACGTGATCCTGCTCGAACGCGTCGCCAAGCTCGGCCAGATGGGCGAGGTTGTGCGCGTCAAGAACGGCTTTGCCCGCAACTACCTGCTGCCGAAGGGCAAGGCGCTGCGCGCCACCCAGCCCAACAAGGAGCGGTTTGCCCGCGAGCGCGTTCAGCTCGAAGCCCGCAACCTCGAACTCAAACGCGATGCCGAGGCGGTCGGCGCCAAGCTCGGCGGCCAGTCGTTCGCGGTGCTGCGCCAGGCCGGTGAGACCGGCCAGCTCTACGGCTCGGTGTCGACCCGTGACCTCGCCGAGCTGATGACCAAGGGCGGCTTCACCGTCGAGCGTCAGCAGCTCGTGCTCAACGCCCCGATCAAGACCATCGGCCTGCACAGGGTGCCGGTGGCGCTGCACCCCGAGGTCGAGGTGACGGTGGTGATCAACGTCGCCCGCAGCGCCGACGAGGCCGAGCGCCAGGCCCGCGGCGAGGACGTTAGCCGTCGCCGTGACGAGGACGAGGACGTCGCCGCCGAGGCGGAAGAGGCGTTCGAGCAGCCGGACGAAGAGGCCGAGGAGGCCTGA
- a CDS encoding DUF2232 domain-containing protein has translation MISIVSIGLAAGLASALLFASVSSGSVFAMALFYAAPLPILIAGLGWRHHAGLVGAAVAAGVLALALPSVFLMAFLVGVAVPAWLLAYLALLARRNEAGDVEWYPIGHLLVWAAAVAATGVAIGLVALGYGEESYATALRAAVERVLKVQTGTADGQPLVLPGVSDPETVVQLMVAMLPPSAAILSMVTAVLNLWGAARVVRASGRLVRPWPDLSDIRLPGPAALALGAASLLSLIDGLVGVLAGLFVGTLMLAYGLAGLSLTHAMTRGMSGRAFILATVYVAILVLGWPLLFVAIVGLADGFLDFRRRRSGPGGNSPRSGPPAANDQ, from the coding sequence ATGATCAGCATTGTCTCAATCGGCCTCGCGGCCGGTCTCGCCTCGGCGCTGTTGTTCGCCTCGGTTTCATCCGGCTCGGTCTTCGCCATGGCGTTGTTCTACGCCGCGCCGTTGCCGATCCTGATCGCCGGGCTGGGCTGGCGCCATCACGCCGGCCTGGTGGGCGCGGCGGTGGCGGCCGGCGTCCTGGCCTTGGCGCTCCCGTCCGTCTTCCTGATGGCCTTCTTGGTCGGCGTCGCCGTGCCGGCGTGGCTGCTCGCCTATCTGGCGCTGCTCGCCCGCCGCAACGAAGCCGGCGATGTCGAATGGTACCCGATCGGGCACCTTCTGGTCTGGGCGGCCGCGGTGGCTGCGACCGGCGTCGCCATCGGCCTCGTCGCGCTCGGCTACGGCGAGGAGAGCTACGCCACCGCACTGCGCGCGGCCGTCGAGCGGGTGCTCAAGGTACAGACCGGCACCGCGGACGGCCAGCCGCTGGTCCTGCCGGGCGTGTCCGACCCCGAGACCGTGGTGCAGTTGATGGTGGCGATGCTGCCGCCTTCGGCCGCCATCCTGTCGATGGTCACCGCGGTGCTCAACCTGTGGGGCGCCGCCCGCGTGGTACGCGCCTCCGGCCGGCTGGTGCGGCCGTGGCCGGATCTCTCCGACATCCGCCTGCCGGGACCTGCGGCGCTGGCGCTCGGCGCAGCCTCGCTGCTGAGCCTGATCGACGGCCTGGTCGGCGTCCTTGCCGGGCTGTTCGTCGGCACGTTGATGCTGGCCTACGGCCTGGCCGGGCTGTCGTTGACCCATGCGATGACGCGGGGGATGTCCGGCCGCGCCTTCATCCTCGCCACCGTCTACGTGGCCATCCTGGTGCTGGGGTGGCCGCTGTTGTTCGTCGCCATCGTCGGCCTCGCCGATGGCTTCCTCGATTTTCGCCGCCGCCGCTCCGGCCCCGGGGGGAACTCCCCGCGCTCGGGACCGCCGGCGGCGAACGACCAGTGA
- the rpsR gene encoding 30S ribosomal protein S18 — MSTAPSRRPFFRRRKTCPFSGANAPKIDYKDVKLLQRYVSERGKIVPSRITAVSAKKQRELARAIKRARFLGLLPYVIR, encoded by the coding sequence ATGAGCACCGCCCCGTCTCGCCGCCCGTTCTTCCGCCGCCGCAAGACCTGCCCGTTCTCCGGCGCCAACGCGCCGAAGATCGACTACAAGGACGTCAAGCTGCTGCAGCGCTACGTCTCCGAGCGCGGCAAGATCGTGCCGAGCCGCATCACCGCGGTGTCGGCCAAGAAGCAGCGCGAGTTGGCGCGCGCCATCAAGCGGGCGCGCTTCCTCGGCCTTCTGCCTTACGTCATCCGCTGA